GAGTTATTTAAAGAAAGACACCGGTAAACAGATAGGAAGGTTTTGAAAAAGATTTAAGAACCTTGGAAGTGTAACCATCTTAATAGCACTGATGCGACCAATCATTGAAAGGGGAAGCAACCTCCAGTTCCTCATATTAGCTCTTAGCTTGTCCATCATATccaaaaaatttaatttgaataaaaatTTGGCTTTTCTAGGAATCTTAAGTCCAAGATAGTTAATGTGGGTAGTGAGTAATTTAAATGGCAAAGATTTCAAGACTACAGGACACAAATTATTCTTCAAAGGCATAAACTCACATGTTTCCCAGTTAATTGTAATCCTGACAGTCTACTTAATGATTTAATGTAGGTCAGGAGGTCGGGAACAGAGACTGGGTCCGATAAACAGATCAGTAAATCATCCGCGTATATATTCAAGATCACCAAACTTCACACCGTGAAGTATTTCAACAGTTGTTGAAATATGATTACCCAATCTTTTAGCTAGAAATTAACTTATTACTTTCTGATCACAATTTAAGAGCAATAGGCCTATAACTTGTAGGGTCAGACTCttcctttccctttttttaGAAGCAAACAAATATTTGCTTCATACAATGAGCTGAGGAGCCTCTTATTTCTCACAGAGTCATTCACCATCCTAAGCATGAAAGGGACAAGTTTTTCATGAAATGCTTTGTAAAATTCATAGCCAAAGCCTTCTGGGCCCGCTGCTTTTCCAGAGGGGAAGGCCTGAATAGCATTCAAGACGTCACTTTTAGAAATTGGAGCATCCATCATCTCGTGATGTACTTTCTAATTGAGGAAGCTTTAGATTGGCAAAACGTTTCAGTGGCATTTACTCTACTGGAATACAATTCCATGTAGAAGTCCCTGAAGCAAGCGTTTATCTCCTTTGGGTTAGTAATCAATTTACTTTCTCAGCCTGCTCACCTTGGTTTCTTCTGAGTGAGACTGAGCATGTGCAAAATATGTAACCTGTGATCAGATGTATTTACTGTAGAAATAGAGGTGTGAGGTGATTTATTGACTGACAAGAACAGGACAACAATGATAGACAACAAAACTTGATAAGTTTATAGTTTAGTTGCTTTATGAACGTTGTCCTAATTGACCAGTTCTGTAAGTACTCTGATCTTTAAAAGGAGCAGTTTAATGTATTTGCCTTCGGTATTACCAATCAGTATGAATACTTTAAATTGTTCAGATCCTCTGGGGATTATTTCAGAAAGATTAAACTATTTTTGAAGCATTTTATGCCCCCCTATTAACCTCTTTAGTCGTTAGTTAATTCTTATTTTGATACTATTATCAAAGGACTGCTTTTTCAACAAATCTATGATCATTGTGTTTTTCCATTGTCAAAGATCATACAAACAGCAGAACATTGGATAGAAATATGACTATTTTTAATGGGTTATTTACATTTGCGACATGAGAATCAGAGCTCTTTATGAGGGGAGTGtgtggctcttaaaagagccgTTTTGGGGGGCTGGTTTCCAGCAGTCAGAGTGTCCAGGTTTACTTGGACTTGGCGGCTTTCTCGGTCTTCTTGGGCAGCAGAACAGCCTGGATGTTGGGCAGCACGCCGCCCTGAGCGATGGTCACTCCGCCCAGCAGCTTGTTGAGCTCCTCGTCGTTGCGGACAGCCAGCTGCAGGTGACGNGAGCCTCTCACCAATCAGGAGCCGGAGGTCTGAAGCAGCGTCACCATCTCACAGCCGCTCTCAGAGTTTAAGAGCAGCGCATCACCTCGTTTCACTGCATCATTCTTCTTCACAGAGAAAGAAGAAGTCATGGCAAGAACCAAGCAGACCGCTCGTAAGTCCACCGGAGGCAAGGCCCCGAGGAAGCAGCTGGCCACCAAAGCTGCTCGTAAGAGTGCCCCGGCCACCGGCGGCGTGAAGAAGCCTCACCGTTACAGGCCCGGTACCGTGGCTCTGAGAGAGATCCGTCGCTACCAGAAATCCACGGAGCTGCTCATCCGCAAGCTGCCCTTCCAGCGCCTGGTCAGAGAAATCGCTCAGGACTTCAAGACTGACCTGCGCTTCCAGAGCTCCGCTGTCATGGCTCTGCAGGAGTCCAGTGAGGCCTATCTGGTGGGCCTGTTTGAGGACACCAATCTGTGCGCCATCCACGCCAAGAGAGTCACCATCATGCCCAAAGATATCCAGCTGGCCCGTCGCATCCGCGGAGAGAGAGCTTaaactctctgctgctgctgctccacaaACCACAAcggctcttttaagagccaccTCACTCTCACTCAAGAGCTCACTCCTCTACTCACAACACACGGTTCACTGTTAAATCTAacagattcttttttttaattttattttttatgtcaaaTTAAAGTGGTTTCCCACAGCCTCAACTATATGTCCACTCCGATGCccctttaaattaaaacaaaaaggaaaaaatatacatttttataacaCCGATGTTTATTATCTCATCTTCTCTCTCCCAGTTATTATGTCAGATGCCTCAGATTGATCTTGTGAACCTTCGGAGGCCTCTAACTTAAGGTTggaaatcactgaactcaactaTAATATTTCAGAAGCAGGAGACTTTTCCCTAGTGATGGTGAAATCGAAGCTTGATGAAGCAGTGAACCACTTTGACACAACAGCTGCAAAGCATTTCATACAGTCAGAAGAGCgacatctgctggctgtgtttcAGAACTGCATCTAAGTGGAAGACCTGAAAAGGCATCAGACTGCCTGTCAGATACTGCTTTGTACTTGtatttaacaaatgttttaaaaacagtgtataTCTATATAGCGTGAGGGAGCAGGGGGAAGTAATGTGCTCGTGCTACTTTGTATAATACACAAGTGTTATGTGATTTAGAAGTTAATGCTAGTTCTTCTGCCATTGTGGTAATATAAATGGGGTGCACTGGTAAACCAGGGAGAAATTTATTAAAtctattaaaaataattaaggATATAGATACATATATACTGCATAGATACTGTCCATGGTGAAAAGCAGAAAATAGAAGTGATCAGAGACCTTTGTGCTGATGcatataaaaaaatagaaatagatactgactgtaaatattttgttaaaacatGTCCCTTTATACAGTATGATTGTAGTAGAAGAAACTGGGAGCAAAAATTGACTGAAACCAAAGAAGtaaaaaaatgggaaaacaaaGGTACCAGTTATAAAACCAGAATCAACATCATTAAAACTTTCATCCTGTCCAAACTCCTCTTTCTGGCAAACATCTTTCCTCCGTCAGAGAAAATGATTATGAAATTAAACAGTGTGTTAATCTAGTGTGGGGTACAACCAGAGAGGTCACTAAAAGAGAAATAATGTTTAAAGGTAAGGAATATGGGGGTTTGGGGGCTGTGGATCTGGGCATTAAATTAAAGGTCGCTTTTGTTAGAAATGTATCTGCTGCATTTCTCAGAAATGCTCTCTGGATAGGGAACAGATCATTGCGGAGaaaaagggagagggagagacagaactGGCCCatattataaattattatatGCTGATTATCTAATGGAACACCaacatttaaatattgattGGTGTAGTTCATCcagcaaacatatttttaatacaattaataattataaatatggAGGccttataaaatataaacacatatcTGATAATTATAGCAATGAAgtgataaatatattaaaaaataaaaccatgtcAGAGAGCATTAGAGACAGCAGATGGCTGACATCAGTGAGTAGACTCCCAGTGAGAGCAGTTGTTTCATGGAGTTGTTACGTTACCACCAAAATGTGTCCAATGATCAACTGCTCCGAGCCTGAAACTCAAGAACATCTGCTAATGAACTGTTACAGAGCACAAGAGGTGTGGAGCATTTTAAAAGGTCTGGGTGTGAATTTTAAAGTGTGCTACAAATCTGTTATGTATGGACTCTTGGATGAGAAGATGCCCCCGAAACACAAAGAGCTGTTTCAAATGATCATCAGTGTAGTTTGTGTTAAAATATGGAAAACAAGATGTGCCATGACTCTATATCAGACTGTCATAGACAGCAACATGGTCGTGAGGCAGGTACTCACAGACCTCCGGAGGAGGAAAACAATGGACAAATCTAAGTGCTTCCCCTGGCACATCTTGGATCTGTAACTCTGACTAAAGGACACTTCCCATCCTTTTGGTTGTATTGTTGTCATGTATTGTATTGTCTTATCTAATTTGTATGCTGATAAATTCTGTcttgcaaaaaaaattaaaccagggagaaaaaaaacacaaaacaaacaaaaaaaaagcatttcaacAGTGTGTGGTTTCAGTCTGCTGCTTTTGTGGCTGACAACCTCTCCAGCTTTGGAGAAGACCCGCTCACATTGCACAGATGTTGCTGGCATGGGGAGATACTTTTTGGCCATCTTGAAGAGGTTCGGGTATATTCTTCTTTCGCGTGATGCCCAGTAAGTAAGTAGGCAATTAGGCATCtttcataaaaagaaaaattatgcATACAGTAATAACAGGCCATAATACAAACCAACTCTGCTGTCCAAAAGGTCCCACAAGTTGTCCTTTGCTGAAGGCCCATGTTCTTCCTtggcagctgactgatggagcTGATAACATTTTATACATGTTACTAGAAAGGTATggaaaacacaataataataataatattaatattaataatattaataatattgttaataataataataataataataataataagtacaCTACCTGTGATGTTGGCGGCATTTCTCTCTCAGCCCTCACGGCCGCAGCGCATTCTGCAGTCAATTTTGACATGGCCTCTTGTGCATGTGTTTCATTGCCAAAAGCTAATGTTTTAAATCGTGGGTCCAAGATGGTGGCTAAGGCCAGAACGCTAACATTTTCAATTTTGCATCATTTGACCAGCACATGCTGCAGTTGTTTTATAAGATGTTTGGTTTTTAATGGCTGATGCCTTTACAGCCAGTTTGTGCTGTACCATTCTAATAAGTGGAATAACTTTTGAGGCAGAAACATGCTTTTCGACTGACATCTCTGTGGAGGCCAGATGGAAGGGTGCAAGAACATCTAAACACTCACTGACTGTCTCGTAGTCTGCAAATGTGAGAGGAGGAATGTCTGTGGCATGGGATGCCACTGCCGCACCAACTGGTTCACGTTGTTCATACAATCTTTGTAACATCAAATATGTGGAGTTCCATCGGGTTTCAGCTTCTTGAATCAGTTTGTGAACTGGCTTCTGCACCTGAGTTTGTATCTCTGTGAgtttttcctttgcttttgtGCTTGTCCTAAAAAATGTGACAATTCTTCACTCTCTTGTTCTGATGTCTGCAAGTGAAGGGATTTGATCCTTGTGCCTTCAGGATAAGATTAAAACTGTGGGCTAAACACAGCACATTTCTTAAAGTCGACAGTTTGCCACAAAGGATCACATTTGATGCATTGTCCGTGATTAAACAATGCACTTTATCTCTAAAGTCCTACCGATTAATTTGCAGCTCCATGGCATCCCTCAAATTTTCTGCTGTGTGGGACTGTGTGAAATGTCCTACACCAAGCAAAACACTCACTAGCACCATGTTCTGATTAAAAAAGTGGCAGGTGACCCCAAGATAGGCATCCATGTTCATGGAGGTCCACATGTCTGCAGTTAAACCTACGGACTGTGCGTTTTCCAGTTCCTGTTTTGCCTTCTCTTTAGCCTCTTGGTACCTTTTCTCCACCATAGCTTGTCAGGCCTGGTGAGTAGGCAGGATGTAGGTTGGGTCCAGCATCTGTACAAATGCCCTGAAGCCTTTGTCCTCCACCACTTTAAATGGTTGAGTGTCAAGCACAACTATATCAACCAGTGCCTCGTCCAGCTCAGCTTGCCGATCTTACAGTGATCACCGGTGAttgaatctgcgcaggcctggctcatccaAAACGAACCTATTTTCACCTGCCCTGCTTTATACGGCAACAAGGCATGAGCTGCAGCCTGACTCTCCAACATCACAGTTCCAGTTACTCTTCACATGTGTCATACTCCACAGCTGCCATGGGGTTAAACAGTGTGTCCCAGCCTTCTTTGAATAGCCTTGGGTTCTGTTCAGCTCGGCAAGATGGCATAGTGATGTAGTCTTCGAGGTTGACTGGTGGACGCCTTTGTTGCTGCACTCTACTGCTTCAGGATGGCATTAGTTTTAGCCTGGCTCCTGAATGGTCGGTCTGTGTCGCTGCTCCAGACTTCTGGTGAGAGTCAGCCATGGGCAGACCAGGGGCCTGCATAGTGGCTTGGTTAAAGTTGTTCCCATCATCAAAGACTTAATTTATAACTCTGGCTGAAAGGATCATTTAGTTGAGGAGAAGCAGCTGAGCTGACTTAACTGATATGAGCGAGGAAGGAGAAGCAGTCAGCAGACTGAATTTAAAGCAGTTATTTCCTTCAGACAGGGTAGTTGGATGTTGAGGGGTTTTGACTTTCGGCACACAATGAATGAACTCAGTCAGCATACTCAATGCACCTGTGTCAGATGCTCAGTTAGCACACCTGTGGCTGCTTCCAGGGagtgttctcctctctgctcctcaaTCCAGCTGTCATGTGACCTCCTCTTCAACAACTCTGGTTGTGAAGGACTGAGACAGGTTTGCAGTCTTGTAGATTTAGGCAAGAAAAAGTTGATTTTAAACTCCCCACTGATTTTCACATCCTGTGTTTTCAGCCACATTGTGTCACAGAGGTTTTCAGACAAGATTTTGTCTTTGACCTTTTGTGTTATCTGGACGCACTCTACATTAGATACACGTTTACATGCTTTCAAGCTCCTTTTGAATATTCATCAAATGTTTAGTAAACATCTTCTGTGACTGAGCCATTTCAATTTCTATAAAGATGTTTAAATGTTGATAGAAAATCACAAAGTttatagtattattatttttttaatgtaaggAACCAAATCTAAGGTTCTGATCCTCTTTGATAATGAACATATGTGTTTATATATGGGCCAGGGGTTATGTTGGGTCTCAGtgaaataaaaccataaataaaATCACTATTTAAGGCCTGCAGGTGTTAAGTGAGCATTTGGCAAATTAAACTTTTTGCACAAAAACAGCTCAGATGCAGGTGACCTAGTGTAAAGGGATTCTTTAATATTCCCTCCACTTAAGTTTTAAGATGCTCAAAATCACCCTCCAACAGCTCAGCAAAAGACATCACTGAATTCTTGACTGGGCCAAGAGACCAGAGTTTGTATATGAAAATGTTTGCTAACATGGCATCAGTATTTGATTGAGGAAGGGTCATAATGTCCTGGGTGTGTGTTTCCTCAGCTCTCTTTAGCCTTAGGAAGGGCATCGTCACACCTTGATGGTTGGTGTTGAAAAGCACGAAGCTGCTCTAATTTTTAATCAGGAGTCAGTACCCACACCCTACACAATAGGTGACCTGAATTACCCTCCAATCAACTCCGGGGAGCTGTGACATTCGGCCAGAATGAACAGAGAAATGGTTTTAATAGCAGGTACCAAACAATAGAGGACTGCTACACTCTCCCCCCATATGATTAACACTGTGTCAGTGAATATAGTGAAAAATATCAGTGAATGTACTGAAATCGTAACATAATGTTATATTATATCAAACCCAAcagtaactgttttttttttctctttttaaataactttattttctttcgTCTTCCTCCCCCCAACCACACGCTGTATTGCTCCCCAGCCTCAGAAGCTGACCAATCCTGTGCGAGCAACAGCACAGTGACATTTGCATCAGGTGCATACAAATATGCCGTTCTGCAGTAAGAGGCTTTATACGCTAGAGAAGAAGCATACCGTCTTGAACATGCCTGAAACCACCGTGAAAGCGCCCAAGAAGGGCTCAAAGAAAGCCGTGTCTAAGAGTGTCAGTAAGAGCggcaagaagaggaggaggaccagGAAGGAGAGCTACGCCATCTACGTGTACAAGGTGCTGAAGCAGGTCCACCCCGACACCGGCATCTCGTCCAAGGCCATGGGCATCATGAACTCGTTTGTGAGCGACATCTTTGAGCGCATCGCTGGTGAGGCCTCCCGTCTGGCTCACTACAACAAGCGCTCCACCATCACTTCCAGAGAGATCCAGACCGCCGTCCGCCTTCTGCTGCCCGGTGAGCTGGCCAAGCACGCCGTGTCTGAGGGCACCAAGGCCGTCACCAAGTACACCAGCTCAAAGTAAACAGTCTTTTTGCCCCTGAGACTAAACCAAcggctcttttaagagccaccCACTTTATCTGAAGATCAGTTCCCTTTGTATTTAGTGTTGCTATGTTAATAATGTATTTACAATGTATGGCCAACTATACACACATGCTAAATGTGAATTTTAATCTAACGCTATCTTTTCTCTAATCCAGATAAATTTACTCTTTTGGAAGAATCAGAAGTAAACTACAGTAAGCAGCACATGTTCTATCTAACCATTTACATTTGGTGTATTGACAGATTGTAGTGTTTTCATGTGAACATATTACTTTTGGGTTTTGTTGAATCATTTAGTGATAGGTCCTATCTTCTACACTTAAAATTTCACTATTTCAGAAACAAATGTATCCTTTCGTAAATGGTTCCAAAGAGAAACAATGAACAGTTTGTCTATACAGTTTTTCCAGTATCTTTCAGAGAATTAATTTCTTTGACTCGTGCTTTTCTCAATGTTTTAACTCAATTTATGAAAAACCATATGAGATTAATATAACATGGCCTTTACTGATGTTTGATGGAATTAAGATAACAAAGTGTAACAATAAGAATattcactgatttatttatttttttttttttttcaaagaaagCATGAAACTGCACCAAGTCTTTTTCTGGAGgtctaaaataaagaaaaaactgGAGAAGACCTCGGCTGTTACCAtattgcaaagaaaaaaaaaagcaagggaGGAAAATAGTTGTAGTTTTGTCTCCCCCACTCCCTCTGCGCCCGGCTGGGCAGCGAACCGCAATGGTTCCCCTCGGCAGAACGCCAACGTATGCCTCCAGGCATGGAAAATTCTTGGTTCGCCTAAAGTATATAGGCACCGGAGAGCTTCCTACCCGCGATTATGTCGGTGATGAACTGTTATTTGACTCATGTTGGATAAACACGTTTGATGTCTATTCATTCATAGCATTACCAAACAAACGCGACTTCGCGCTCATCTTCCTTCAAGAGACTCCTATGAGA
The Epinephelus moara isolate mb unplaced genomic scaffold, YSFRI_EMoa_1.0 scaffold1601, whole genome shotgun sequence DNA segment above includes these coding regions:
- the LOC126387040 gene encoding histone H3: MARTKQTARKSTGGKAPRKQLATKAARKSAPATGGVKKPHRYRPGTVALREIRRYQKSTELLIRKLPFQRLVREIAQDFKTDLRFQSSAVMALQESSEAYLVGLFEDTNLCAIHAKRVTIMPKDIQLARRIRGERA
- the LOC126387039 gene encoding histone H2B 1/2-like — translated: MPETTVKAPKKGSKKAVSKSVSKSGKKRRRTRKESYAIYVYKVLKQVHPDTGISSKAMGIMNSFVSDIFERIAGEASRLAHYNKRSTITSREIQTAVRLLLPGELAKHAVSEGTKAVTKYTSSK